The following is a genomic window from Thermoflexus hugenholtzii JAD2.
TGCGAGAGGAGGGCCGGAGCGTCACAGCCGGCCAGCGCTATGTGGCGTTTTACCTGGAGCGCGAGGGCCTCCTTTCGGAGCGCCCCATCCTGCGGGGGCTTTCCGCCGGTCCGCGTCCGCAGCCGATCCCCGGCTGGCTCGATGGCTTCTTTCAGAACCCGGTTCGCTTCCAGGGCGTGCCCGTGGCGCTTCCGGAGCGGGTGGTGCGAGCGTTCTTCCGACGCATCGGCGAGTTGATCCCGCCGGGAGGGTGGTTGGGGCTGGCCTACGAGACGTTCGGCGAGAGCCAGCCGATCCATCGGGAGACCGAGCAGGCCCTCCGGCTGGGGATCCCTCCGATCCTGACCCCGCTGGGGATGTGCTTGTTCTATGCCGGGTGCGCCTTCCCCATCCGCGACTGGTCCATCGCGGAGGGGTGGCGGGAGGGCCCGCGCAAGCTGCAGGGGTTCAAGCCCCGGGATCGGGAGCGCTATCTGGATGTGGTCGATGCGCTGTGGGAAGAGATCCGGGCTTTTCTGCGCCGCACCGAGGGATCCTCCCGGCCCGAGTTCGCGGCCGCCCGACGCCGCGTCGAGGATCTCCTCTCCCTTTGGAGCTCCCGCGGGGCCGACGAAGCGCTCTGATGGAAGGGGATCCCCTGACTTTTACTCCGAGGGCGTCCCCAGGAAGAACTGGGATGTGATCCGGGAGAGATCCCCCATCATCCGTACGGCCTGTTCCCATTCCATCAGGATGGGGCGGTGCAGGAAGACCACCAACACATACTCGGCGCGCCCGGCGAGGACGATCCCTGCGTCCGCCCGGGTTTCGTTCGTCCAGCCAGGCCGACGGGCGAAGGCGATGCCGGGGGGGAGGCCGGCGGCCAGCAGGGTGGGCTGACCCTGGGGATCCAGCAGGCGATTCTGGGTCATCGCCTCCAGGATGAACTGGCATTCCCCGGGTTGAACGGCGCCCTCGGAGACGAGGGGGAGCGGTCCGCCCTCCTGAGTGCATTGTCGGAGCATCTCCAGGAGCACCCCCAGGTCCTCCGGGGTGGTCTGCTGGCGCGGATCGGGATGGGTGGGAAGCTCCGGCCGGCTGTTGGCTGGGGTCACCACTGCAGGCGGGGTGCCCGGCTGGTCGAAGGGCCACGCCATGAAGGAGTTCACCAGCCCCAGCTCCCGCAGGAGCGCGGTCACCCGCTCCGCCCCTTTCGCTGGGTCACCTTCCCCGAGGTCTGTTAGGAGCGTGTCCACGGCTGGCAGGGCGGTTTCATCGGTTAGCATCCGGAACACTGTCTGGCGGCGCGCCTCGTCGTGGATGAGGTCCCGGGCCCGGGCGACCGCGAGGGCCACGGGCAGGCGCATCACCCCCACTCCGGAGAACGGCAGGTCCCCGTTGTGCATCCAGGTCTCCCCCCGACGCAGGTCTTTGATGAAGATCCCGGCGGTGCCGTCGAAGGCGCTCAGGTAAGCCTCGAAGAACCGACCCAGGGCGGAGAGGGAAAGGGGCGGGGCGGGCTTCTCGTCCACCACCAGGGCGACCTCGCGGGGGGCCGCCTGGGCCAGGGCGGCCTGGAGGCGCTCCGCGGAGCGGCTGATGTTCAGCACGTGGCCCGGGCGGCCTGGCGTGAAGGCGAAGCGCTCCAGGTCCGGCTGGGGCTCCACCGGTGGCTCATCGAAGCGGCGGGCGACCTCCAGCAGCCACAGGCGGATCTTCTCCGGGGAGGCCTGGATCGCCACCGGGAGATCCCGGGGTGGGGGCGGCTGGCGGAAGAGGAATTGCAGGAAAGCGCCCGGGCGCTGGCGCTCGGATAAGGCCTGCTGCAGCAGCTCCCGGCTTTTACCCCGATCGAGCCGCGCCTCCACATCCGCGGGGTCCAGCATCAGGGTGTGATCCTGATACTGCACGCGCAGCGGAGCGGCCAGGGCGCGCTCCACCGCGTCCAGCGCCTCCTCGATGGAGCGTCCGCCCACAGCCAGCCCGGCCACGGTCCAGGTCCGGGGGATCCGCTGCAGCTCCTGCTGGAAGAGGGCGAACTGCCAGATCAGGAAGCCCACCAGCAGGAGGGCGACCCCGCGGCTGAGCCATCGGTTCCACGCGCGCGGCATCGATGACCCCTCCTCTCTATTGAGGTCTGAGCACCCACCCATTTAGGACTTACGTTGTTTCCTGGGTATTCCGGTCGTGGCCTTGGGTTTTAGCCCGAGGCCAGAGGACCGGCCACCGGGGTTGCCCACCGACCCCTGCCTCGAAGGCCCAAGCCCCCGAGGAATTCCACCCCCCTGCGGGCGATGTTCACCGCCGCCGCCGCGTGACGGCTCATCCTCACCCCGCAAGGGCACGTCAGGACGTGTCCCCTTAGCCTTTCACCC
Proteins encoded in this region:
- a CDS encoding DUF1122 family protein; the encoded protein is MRWETLDGMMAGDYRIRVREEGRSVTAGQRYVAFYLEREGLLSERPILRGLSAGPRPQPIPGWLDGFFQNPVRFQGVPVALPERVVRAFFRRIGELIPPGGWLGLAYETFGESQPIHRETEQALRLGIPPILTPLGMCLFYAGCAFPIRDWSIAEGWREGPRKLQGFKPRDRERYLDVVDALWEEIRAFLRRTEGSSRPEFAAARRRVEDLLSLWSSRGADEAL
- a CDS encoding serine hydrolase, translated to MPRAWNRWLSRGVALLLVGFLIWQFALFQQELQRIPRTWTVAGLAVGGRSIEEALDAVERALAAPLRVQYQDHTLMLDPADVEARLDRGKSRELLQQALSERQRPGAFLQFLFRQPPPPRDLPVAIQASPEKIRLWLLEVARRFDEPPVEPQPDLERFAFTPGRPGHVLNISRSAERLQAALAQAAPREVALVVDEKPAPPLSLSALGRFFEAYLSAFDGTAGIFIKDLRRGETWMHNGDLPFSGVGVMRLPVALAVARARDLIHDEARRQTVFRMLTDETALPAVDTLLTDLGEGDPAKGAERVTALLRELGLVNSFMAWPFDQPGTPPAVVTPANSRPELPTHPDPRQQTTPEDLGVLLEMLRQCTQEGGPLPLVSEGAVQPGECQFILEAMTQNRLLDPQGQPTLLAAGLPPGIAFARRPGWTNETRADAGIVLAGRAEYVLVVFLHRPILMEWEQAVRMMGDLSRITSQFFLGTPSE
- a CDS encoding zinc ribbon domain-containing protein, which codes for MIFVDPQNTSRACPVCGKVGERLRGHVLTCPCGVRMSRHAAAAVNIARRGVEFLGGLGLRGRGRWATPVAGPLASG